From Spirosoma aerolatum, one genomic window encodes:
- a CDS encoding CPBP family intramembrane glutamic endopeptidase: MKALWQDLRTHFRINFRPGLYAVTALWLAILLTVNFSLDLEDSYIDSFQGKPIWPVLYLGLYATAYYGSVWLWTYFNRRPDIWRNRAFWLRSGVALVFYSIYAGFYAHSQWSQQLFGGQIYVFAYYCLHNLQSLLTIVLPLALFYKFLDPYPSSFYGMAPKRKGLALYALMLALMIPLITLASFQPDFLESYPTYRDTNANEFFGVPEWVTALVYELCYGWDFVPTELLFRGFLVIGMSRVLGHGAVLPMVVWYCTIHFGRPLGEAVSSIFGGYLLGVLALSTRSIWGGLLIHIGIAWGMEIAAFLQGANH; this comes from the coding sequence GTGAAAGCCCTTTGGCAAGACCTTCGCACCCATTTTCGCATCAACTTTCGGCCTGGTCTGTACGCAGTTACTGCCCTTTGGCTGGCTATACTCCTCACCGTCAATTTCTCGCTCGATCTCGAAGATTCATACATCGATTCGTTTCAGGGTAAACCCATCTGGCCAGTACTCTATTTGGGCTTATATGCAACGGCTTATTACGGGAGTGTCTGGCTCTGGACGTATTTTAACCGCCGACCTGATATCTGGCGTAATCGTGCGTTCTGGCTTCGTAGCGGAGTGGCGTTGGTTTTCTATTCCATATATGCCGGATTCTATGCCCATAGTCAATGGAGCCAGCAGCTTTTTGGCGGACAGATATACGTCTTTGCCTATTATTGCCTGCATAACCTGCAATCGCTGCTAACGATTGTGTTGCCGCTAGCGCTGTTCTACAAATTCCTTGACCCTTATCCAAGTAGTTTTTATGGTATGGCCCCCAAACGGAAAGGGTTAGCGCTGTATGCCCTCATGCTGGCGCTGATGATTCCACTGATTACCTTGGCATCTTTTCAGCCTGACTTCCTGGAGTCGTACCCAACCTATCGGGATACCAATGCCAATGAATTTTTCGGGGTGCCTGAGTGGGTTACGGCTCTTGTTTATGAACTCTGCTACGGCTGGGATTTTGTGCCTACCGAACTCCTTTTCCGGGGTTTTCTGGTCATTGGCATGAGCCGGGTGCTGGGGCATGGTGCCGTGTTACCGATGGTAGTCTGGTATTGCACTATCCACTTCGGGCGACCGTTGGGAGAGGCCGTTTCCTCCATATTCGGCGGCTATTTACTGGGTGTGCTGGCCCTTAGCACGCGTAGCATCTGGGGGGGATTGCTGATTCACATAGGCATTGCCTGGGGTATGGAGATTGCCGCCTTTTTGCAAGGGGCAAACCACTAA
- a CDS encoding PDZ domain-containing protein, which yields MSKRIVLVIIVIVWAFGLLHAQTTIYISPTGNDAQPGTLAAPLATLEKALEKVKKAPKKQVQIRLRQGVYYLPRTLRIDARTLGNRQLLISAYQNERVELNGGRQLTLQWQKKDDKVWVAQVPGEPFEQLFINGQKQILARYPNYDSTAHVFNGTDSSATIPERVRRWSNPVGGYMHALHRYEWGGFHYRITGKYRDTLTYEGGWQNNRPMGMHPKERFVENIAEELDAPGEWFYDRTAQQLSFIPPVGLDLTKATVEVSHLKALIELVGLPDSPVRSVRIRGLRLVNTERTFMESYEPLVRSDWMIYRGAAVYLENTDNCHLEDCELTNLGGNAVLVSGFNRRALIEGCHIHHIGATAIGFVGDTSAVRSPAFRYEWFVPYTAMDLRPGPKTNRYPAQCTADNNLIHHIGEIEKQATGVEISMASDITVRYNTIYQLPRAGINIGDGTWGGHVIEYNDVFDTVLETGDHGSFNSWGRDRFWHPNRKTMDSLVAAHPELVRLDALKPVIIRNNRFRCDHGWDIDLDDGSSNYLIYNNVLLNGGLKFREGFYRIAENNVIVNNSFHPHVWFRNSGDVFRHNIVMRPYFPIQVNDWGKELDYNLFPDQAALQNARQNGTDAHSQFGEPEFLQPSQGDYRVRTASRAIALGFKNFPMNQFGVQNQALRSLARSPRLPNITTTVQEEKNAETSWLGIVVRSIHGLGDRSAFGLPDESGVVVLDVPKTSKLASSGLQKGDVIRTANGMTVTTVAELMSVQQQLHYMHTLPVRVMRNQQLLNLSLPLR from the coding sequence ATGAGCAAACGCATTGTGCTGGTAATCATCGTTATTGTCTGGGCTTTTGGCCTACTACATGCCCAGACGACGATTTACATTTCTCCAACGGGAAACGATGCACAACCAGGTACATTGGCCGCCCCCTTGGCTACGCTCGAAAAAGCACTCGAAAAAGTAAAAAAGGCTCCCAAGAAGCAGGTTCAGATCCGTTTGCGGCAGGGTGTCTATTATTTGCCCCGAACCCTACGCATCGATGCCCGAACGCTTGGCAACAGACAGTTGCTAATCAGCGCCTATCAGAACGAACGGGTGGAGTTGAATGGTGGGCGACAGTTGACCCTACAGTGGCAGAAAAAAGACGATAAGGTTTGGGTGGCTCAGGTGCCGGGCGAGCCGTTTGAACAGCTATTTATCAACGGGCAAAAGCAAATTCTGGCCCGCTATCCCAACTACGACTCTACGGCTCATGTGTTCAACGGAACCGATTCCAGTGCAACGATTCCAGAGCGGGTTCGTCGGTGGAGCAATCCGGTTGGTGGATACATGCACGCGCTTCATCGGTACGAATGGGGTGGTTTCCACTATCGAATCACTGGTAAATACAGGGATACACTGACCTACGAAGGGGGCTGGCAGAATAACCGCCCAATGGGAATGCACCCCAAAGAGCGGTTTGTTGAGAATATTGCTGAAGAGCTGGATGCTCCCGGCGAATGGTTTTACGACAGAACCGCCCAACAGCTTTCCTTTATACCACCCGTCGGCCTCGATCTGACGAAAGCGACGGTAGAGGTATCCCATCTGAAGGCACTTATCGAACTGGTTGGCCTGCCTGATTCACCGGTGCGTAGTGTACGTATCCGAGGGCTTCGCCTGGTCAACACCGAGCGCACGTTTATGGAAAGCTACGAACCATTAGTACGCAGCGACTGGATGATCTACCGGGGAGCGGCCGTCTATCTGGAAAATACCGATAATTGTCACCTGGAGGATTGTGAATTGACCAACCTCGGTGGCAATGCCGTGCTGGTGAGCGGGTTTAACCGACGTGCCCTGATCGAAGGTTGCCACATTCATCATATAGGTGCCACGGCTATTGGTTTTGTGGGCGATACATCAGCCGTTCGGTCGCCCGCATTCCGGTATGAATGGTTTGTGCCTTACACGGCTATGGATTTGCGGCCTGGCCCTAAAACGAATCGCTACCCGGCCCAATGTACAGCCGACAATAACCTCATTCACCATATTGGCGAAATCGAAAAACAGGCAACAGGTGTCGAAATTTCGATGGCTTCCGACATTACCGTGCGCTATAATACGATTTACCAGTTGCCCAGAGCCGGTATCAACATTGGTGATGGCACTTGGGGAGGGCATGTAATCGAGTACAACGACGTGTTTGACACGGTCCTCGAAACGGGCGATCATGGTTCGTTCAACTCCTGGGGACGGGATCGGTTTTGGCATCCCAACCGAAAAACGATGGATAGCCTGGTTGCGGCTCACCCCGAACTGGTTCGGCTCGATGCCCTAAAGCCAGTCATTATTCGAAACAATCGGTTCCGCTGCGATCATGGCTGGGACATCGACCTGGACGATGGGAGTAGTAATTACCTCATTTATAACAACGTACTACTCAATGGCGGGCTGAAGTTCCGGGAGGGATTTTACCGCATTGCCGAAAACAATGTGATTGTCAATAACTCGTTTCACCCACACGTGTGGTTCAGAAACAGTGGTGATGTTTTTCGGCATAATATTGTCATGCGCCCCTACTTTCCGATTCAGGTCAATGATTGGGGGAAAGAATTGGACTACAATCTGTTCCCCGATCAGGCAGCGCTTCAGAATGCCCGGCAAAACGGTACCGACGCGCACAGTCAGTTTGGGGAGCCTGAGTTTCTTCAGCCCAGCCAGGGCGATTACCGGGTTCGCACAGCGAGTCGGGCCATTGCTCTGGGTTTCAAAAACTTTCCCATGAACCAGTTTGGCGTTCAAAATCAAGCGTTGCGTTCGCTGGCGCGTTCGCCCAGACTTCCCAACATAACGACTACTGTTCAGGAGGAAAAAAACGCTGAAACAAGCTGGCTGGGTATAGTAGTCCGCAGTATACATGGCCTGGGCGATCGGTCGGCTTTTGGGCTTCCCGACGAGTCGGGCGTTGTCGTGCTGGATGTGCCGAAAACTAGTAAATTGGCTAGTTCGGGATTGCAAAAGGGCGATGTTATCCGAACTGCCAACGGCATGACTGTAACGACAGTTGCGGAATTGATGTCTGTTCAGCAACAACTCCATTACATGCATACCTTACCCGTTCGCGTTATGCGAAATCAGCAGCTTCTGAATCTAAGTCTCCCGCTTCGATGA
- the prmA gene encoding 50S ribosomal protein L11 methyltransferase, which translates to MNYIELQLHLSPDYFDILTAELAELGFESFVETDEGLNAYIVESDFEELAIQELIEKYAAQTAIAYEVSSLEKRNWNAEWERDYEPIEVAGQVRVRASFHSLDARFRYDIVINPKMSFGTGHHETTAMMLEQQLSLDFAGKTVLDVGSGTGILAILAVKMGASAALAFDIEEWAVENARENAELNDCSQVTVFQGTIADVKAVEPFDIILANINRNVLLAEIPTYTTRLMQNGYLIVSGFYDNDAPDIEQKAIESGLTLIKQLTKNQWTSLAFIKR; encoded by the coding sequence ATGAATTATATTGAACTACAACTGCATCTGTCGCCCGATTATTTCGACATTCTTACAGCCGAATTAGCTGAGCTAGGTTTTGAATCGTTTGTGGAAACCGACGAAGGGTTAAACGCCTATATCGTTGAATCTGATTTTGAGGAATTAGCCATCCAGGAATTGATTGAGAAATACGCAGCCCAGACTGCAATAGCCTATGAAGTTAGTTCGTTAGAGAAACGAAACTGGAACGCCGAGTGGGAGCGCGATTACGAGCCGATCGAAGTGGCGGGCCAGGTCCGGGTCCGGGCGTCCTTCCATTCGTTGGACGCCCGATTTCGTTACGACATTGTCATTAACCCGAAAATGTCGTTCGGAACGGGCCACCACGAAACCACGGCTATGATGCTGGAGCAACAGCTTAGCCTCGATTTTGCCGGAAAAACGGTACTCGACGTGGGTAGTGGAACGGGGATTCTGGCGATTCTGGCGGTTAAGATGGGGGCTAGCGCTGCACTGGCCTTCGATATTGAAGAATGGGCGGTTGAAAATGCCCGCGAAAACGCCGAACTTAACGACTGCTCGCAGGTTACCGTATTTCAGGGGACGATTGCTGATGTAAAGGCCGTCGAGCCCTTCGATATCATTCTGGCGAATATCAATCGGAATGTATTGCTAGCCGAAATTCCTACCTACACAACACGGTTAATGCAAAATGGATACCTGATTGTCAGTGGTTTCTATGACAACGATGCGCCGGATATCGAGCAGAAAGCCATAGAGTCGGGATTGACGCTGATTAAGCAGCTAACCAAAAACCAATGGACTTCTTTAGCATTTATTAAACGCTGA
- a CDS encoding RNA polymerase sigma factor, with amino-acid sequence MFRLAIPTDLSEHELVDRCRANDRIAQRLLFERYKRAMFSTAYRIINDYDHASDALQDAFVEVFRNLDQFAFRSTLGAWIKTIVVRQTLRKQQLEGRFLPLDEHVHDYPAPFRDTLTGDELDAAIRTLPDGARTVFLLTEVEGYTHKEVADLLSITEGTSKSQTSYAKKLLRQRLS; translated from the coding sequence ATGTTCCGCTTGGCCATACCGACCGATCTATCTGAACACGAGCTTGTCGACCGCTGTCGGGCCAACGACCGGATTGCCCAGCGGCTTCTGTTTGAACGGTATAAGCGGGCTATGTTTTCGACGGCCTACCGAATTATTAACGACTACGACCACGCCAGCGATGCCTTGCAGGACGCTTTCGTTGAGGTATTTCGAAACCTGGATCAATTCGCCTTCCGGTCAACATTAGGGGCCTGGATCAAAACCATTGTGGTTCGTCAGACGCTCCGAAAACAACAGCTTGAAGGTCGATTTTTACCATTAGACGAACACGTACATGACTACCCAGCACCATTTCGCGATACACTTACGGGCGATGAATTAGACGCGGCAATTCGTACGCTACCCGATGGGGCTCGCACGGTGTTCTTACTCACTGAAGTAGAAGGATATACCCATAAAGAAGTGGCTGACCTGCTCAGCATAACGGAGGGCACCTCGAAATCGCAGACGAGTTATGCGAAGAAGCTATTAAGACAACGACTATCATGA
- a CDS encoding DUF4097 family beta strand repeat-containing protein, protein MNTGVFRLARLPALAVWSTRWFIWLIGCINLGVNGYAQSVQVITKIIDKELPYIENQPVLLTAQKADVMIKGWARPTISVRLRLIAKHPDRATAERELAYHQYALQSVNGQVDLSNRFVIPQSVGKLKSQLKAVYEISLPAKAFLTVTNSFGDINLTNLDGNTSLTFDFGKLTLDDIRGKLTIKSDYGDIDGRGLDAMLNVKAEKAEISLQDVSGNVTLQTSFGKLTLLPSPTLDALNVDATRTDILVATKRLTDFWFDVTSLGADIRVPENFADQLVKAKNKQTFRYQTSAKKPEIVIQNRYSPIVIQGEKTLVDRR, encoded by the coding sequence ATGAATACGGGCGTTTTTAGGCTGGCACGACTACCCGCTTTAGCTGTTTGGTCAACCCGGTGGTTTATCTGGCTGATTGGCTGCATCAATTTGGGCGTAAATGGCTATGCGCAGTCGGTGCAGGTTATTACAAAAATCATCGACAAGGAGCTTCCTTATATAGAAAATCAGCCTGTTTTACTGACCGCCCAAAAAGCCGATGTCATGATTAAGGGCTGGGCCCGGCCAACAATTTCGGTACGGTTACGGCTTATTGCCAAACACCCCGACCGCGCTACAGCCGAACGAGAATTAGCCTATCACCAATATGCTCTGCAGTCTGTCAATGGGCAGGTTGACTTGTCGAATCGCTTCGTCATTCCTCAATCGGTTGGAAAACTAAAAAGTCAGTTGAAAGCCGTTTATGAAATCAGTCTTCCGGCCAAAGCCTTTTTAACCGTAACCAACTCGTTTGGTGATATTAATCTGACGAATCTGGATGGTAACACCAGTCTGACTTTTGATTTTGGCAAACTCACGCTGGATGACATCCGAGGCAAACTCACCATAAAATCAGACTATGGGGATATTGATGGCCGGGGGCTTGATGCGATGCTAAACGTAAAGGCCGAAAAAGCAGAGATATCCCTACAGGATGTAAGCGGAAATGTAACGCTCCAGACCAGCTTTGGAAAGTTGACGCTTCTGCCAAGCCCTACGCTCGATGCCCTGAACGTTGATGCAACACGCACCGATATCCTGGTCGCCACGAAACGCCTGACCGATTTCTGGTTCGATGTCACCAGCTTAGGAGCCGACATTCGTGTCCCTGAAAACTTCGCCGATCAGCTTGTCAAGGCTAAAAACAAGCAGACTTTCCGGTATCAAACTTCGGCTAAAAAACCCGAGATCGTCATTCAGAACCGTTACAGCCCGATTGTTATCCAGGGCGAAAAAACACTCGTCGACCGACGTTAA
- a CDS encoding isochorismatase family protein gives MKNAFLIIDAQFDFCHPEGALFVPGAEQDITRIATLIRAHAQQIDHIVVTLDTHHILDIAHPGFWQDANGTHPAPFTRITGDAVDTGRWIPRFSAEKAKKYVHDLEADGQFDHFIWPEHCLIGSHGAALHDTLLDALKDWSHQRNRDYVAVQKGLYSLSEHFGIFRAQVPDPAISETQLNTSLIADLARFDTIYLMGEAKSHCVANSLKQILDFAPELVPKLVVLTDCMSDVTGLGHLADPIYTEARTRSVRFMESNTVFK, from the coding sequence ATGAAAAATGCGTTTCTGATTATCGATGCCCAGTTTGATTTCTGCCATCCAGAGGGTGCTTTGTTTGTGCCAGGAGCCGAGCAGGATATCACCCGAATAGCGACTCTAATTCGAGCCCATGCCCAGCAAATTGACCATATTGTTGTAACACTCGACACCCACCACATTCTGGACATTGCCCATCCCGGATTCTGGCAGGATGCGAACGGGACTCATCCGGCACCCTTCACACGTATTACGGGCGATGCTGTTGACACGGGTCGCTGGATTCCCCGATTTTCGGCCGAGAAAGCAAAAAAATACGTACACGATCTTGAAGCGGATGGACAATTCGATCACTTCATCTGGCCCGAACACTGTTTGATTGGATCACACGGTGCCGCCCTCCACGATACATTGCTGGATGCGCTGAAAGACTGGTCGCATCAACGGAATCGCGATTATGTAGCCGTACAAAAAGGCCTCTACTCGCTCTCCGAGCATTTTGGTATTTTTCGGGCACAGGTTCCAGATCCGGCCATTTCCGAAACCCAACTGAATACGTCTCTAATTGCTGACTTAGCCCGGTTTGATACCATTTACCTGATGGGCGAAGCCAAGTCGCACTGTGTAGCCAATAGTTTGAAACAAATCCTGGATTTCGCCCCCGAACTGGTTCCGAAGCTAGTCGTTTTAACGGATTGCATGTCGGATGTAACAGGCCTGGGCCACCTCGCCGATCCAATTTATACTGAAGCGCGAACCCGTTCTGTCCGTTTTATGGAATCGAATACGGTTTTTAAGTAA
- a CDS encoding LON peptidase substrate-binding domain-containing protein codes for MQKVLSLFPLNLVVYPGEDLNLHIFEPRYRQLIDECLEEERTFGIPAFINNKLPGFGTEMHVTTLHKRYPDGRMDIKTKGLRIFRLVNFENPVAGKLYAGGEVELIESGDNFSAHASALAERLERLYKLLQIETDYNPRAENLSYKVAHKVGLSIEQEYELLTLESEAERQLFLIQHLNTVLPVVSDMERTKQRIRMNGHFKNLDPLNF; via the coding sequence ATGCAAAAAGTGCTCTCACTGTTTCCGCTCAATCTGGTTGTGTATCCTGGCGAGGATTTGAATCTGCATATTTTCGAACCCCGTTACCGGCAGCTTATCGACGAATGCCTTGAAGAAGAGCGCACATTTGGCATTCCAGCCTTCATCAATAACAAACTTCCGGGCTTTGGTACAGAAATGCACGTTACGACCCTGCATAAACGCTACCCAGACGGTCGGATGGATATAAAAACGAAAGGGTTACGGATTTTCCGACTGGTCAATTTTGAAAACCCCGTTGCCGGTAAACTGTATGCGGGTGGCGAAGTAGAACTGATCGAGTCGGGAGATAATTTTAGTGCACATGCATCCGCCCTGGCCGAACGTTTGGAGCGGTTGTACAAGTTGCTCCAGATCGAGACAGATTATAACCCCAGGGCCGAAAACTTATCGTATAAAGTAGCGCACAAAGTAGGTTTATCAATCGAGCAGGAATATGAACTGCTAACCCTGGAAAGTGAGGCCGAACGGCAGCTTTTCCTGATCCAGCATCTGAATACCGTATTGCCTGTAGTGTCCGACATGGAACGCACGAAGCAACGTATTCGTATGAACGGTCATTTCAAAAACCTCGATCCGCTCAATTTTTAA
- a CDS encoding AI-2E family transporter, whose product MDTRSPEIQLPFYAKVTCILLSLVVIVYGLHVLENLLIPLVFAILFAVLLFPLVKRLENWKVPRIIAIVLCLLLALTILTGLFYGISIQLSNFSEVVPKFVQRGNEYINSIQKFADEHLNIDKQRQVDEIRKYLNQALSEAGVIVTTTLLTTTNIISTLFLILLFAFFFLLYRDFFRTFFYKIFSDARRSKVDGVMSGIYEVVKDYMAGLFLVIIIIGTLMTVGLLILGVDYAVFFGFFGACLVLIPYFGLSLGSLIPAAYTLVTQDNPFKALGVVGVFLFVQALEGNFITPYIVGSKVSINPLAAIIALILWENVWGLPGLVLALPMTAIIKVIFDAIDSLKPYGFLIGEAEKPRPPIKNLQELAEQLPKRTKKIGKVEEKK is encoded by the coding sequence ATGGACACACGTTCTCCTGAAATTCAATTGCCTTTCTACGCTAAAGTTACATGTATATTATTATCCTTAGTGGTAATTGTATATGGTTTGCATGTACTGGAAAACCTGTTGATTCCATTAGTTTTTGCCATCCTGTTTGCGGTACTGCTTTTTCCGCTCGTAAAACGGCTCGAAAATTGGAAAGTGCCTCGAATAATCGCTATAGTCCTTTGTTTATTATTGGCGCTGACCATCCTGACCGGTTTGTTCTATGGCATTTCAATTCAGCTCAGCAATTTTAGCGAAGTGGTGCCTAAGTTTGTTCAGCGCGGCAATGAATACATCAATAGCATACAAAAGTTCGCTGATGAACACTTAAACATCGACAAACAACGTCAGGTCGATGAAATACGGAAGTACCTCAATCAGGCCCTTTCCGAAGCCGGTGTGATTGTGACAACCACCCTGCTCACTACAACAAATATTATAAGCACGCTTTTCCTGATTCTGCTGTTCGCCTTTTTCTTCCTGCTTTACCGCGATTTTTTCCGAACCTTCTTCTATAAAATTTTCAGCGATGCCCGTCGCTCTAAGGTCGATGGCGTGATGAGTGGCATTTATGAGGTCGTAAAAGATTACATGGCTGGATTGTTTTTGGTCATTATCATAATCGGTACGCTGATGACGGTCGGTCTGTTGATACTTGGAGTCGATTATGCGGTGTTCTTTGGCTTCTTTGGGGCCTGTCTGGTCTTGATTCCCTACTTTGGCCTTTCGCTGGGTTCGCTGATTCCAGCAGCGTACACGCTGGTTACGCAGGACAATCCGTTTAAGGCGCTGGGTGTTGTTGGCGTTTTCCTGTTTGTGCAGGCCTTGGAGGGGAATTTTATTACACCTTATATCGTCGGATCAAAGGTGAGTATCAACCCATTAGCCGCTATTATTGCACTCATTCTCTGGGAAAATGTGTGGGGGCTGCCAGGGCTGGTATTGGCCCTGCCTATGACGGCCATTATAAAAGTGATTTTTGATGCCATCGATTCGCTAAAGCCCTATGGATTCCTGATTGGTGAAGCCGAAAAGCCACGCCCACCTATAAAAAATCTTCAGGAACTAGCCGAACAATTACCAAAACGAACCAAGAAAATTGGCAAAGTGGAGGAGAAAAAATGA
- a CDS encoding response regulator transcription factor: MSAAKAAQPLHRVLVVDDDADIVEMLEYNLLKEGYEVRTAFDGRKAIDVAKSYLPELVLLDIMMPQLDGIETGRQLREIAELRQTYILYLTARSEEYSEVAAFDVGADDYITKPIKPRALMSRINALFRREAQKADPGEQITIADLLINRKNYSVTQNDKSVILPKKEFELLFFLAQHPNKVCSREELLQKIWGADIYVLERTVDVHIRKLREKIGDTHIRTLKGVGYMFTDQPE, from the coding sequence ATGAGTGCTGCAAAAGCTGCTCAACCCCTTCATCGCGTTTTAGTCGTAGACGACGACGCCGACATCGTAGAGATGCTCGAATACAACCTTCTTAAAGAAGGCTACGAAGTTCGTACAGCGTTCGATGGCCGGAAAGCTATTGACGTCGCTAAAAGCTATCTCCCCGAATTGGTTTTACTGGATATTATGATGCCTCAGCTAGATGGCATCGAAACGGGTCGCCAGCTCCGGGAGATCGCTGAGTTACGCCAGACCTACATCCTCTATCTGACGGCCCGCTCGGAAGAGTATTCCGAAGTAGCGGCTTTCGATGTAGGTGCCGACGATTACATTACTAAACCCATCAAGCCCCGAGCGCTGATGAGTCGAATCAATGCCCTATTTCGGCGCGAAGCCCAGAAGGCCGATCCGGGTGAGCAAATTACCATTGCCGATCTGCTGATCAACCGCAAAAACTACTCGGTTACGCAGAACGACAAATCGGTTATACTGCCTAAGAAAGAATTTGAACTTTTGTTCTTTTTAGCGCAACATCCCAATAAGGTATGCAGCCGGGAAGAGTTACTTCAGAAAATCTGGGGAGCCGATATTTATGTGCTTGAGCGCACTGTAGATGTTCATATTCGCAAGCTCCGCGAAAAAATCGGTGATACCCACATCCGAACGCTGAAAGGTGTAGGCTACATGTTTACCGACCAGCCTGAATAA
- a CDS encoding sensor histidine kinase translates to MSLSPRIIALLLACLISALTLAFLTFVEGVTSSMLFVVGLSSFAISFFLVLYAIELLVFREVNKMYKTIHQLKIRDFSISRKSIIKNSNPFKKLNDEIFVYVAKKQKEIDELKRLEQFRREFLADVSHELKTPIFAAQGFIHTLIDGAVDDEQVRDKFLSKAAKSLDGLDALVKDLVALSQLETGEVKMSFERVNFTQVIQEIFDQLETIAKAKNTSLSLKTSQPGPVWVKADVQRIMQVMTNLIENAVKYGNDNGKVIVHLEEDKKHIIVSVRDNGPGIPPEHLSRIFERFYRVEKSRSKERGGTGLGLAIVKHILNAHKSKITVMSKVEKGTTFRFKLDKMDV, encoded by the coding sequence ATGTCCCTCAGTCCCCGCATTATTGCTCTTTTACTGGCTTGCCTGATTTCGGCATTGACACTCGCTTTCCTCACATTTGTCGAAGGCGTTACGAGCAGTATGTTGTTTGTAGTCGGGCTTTCGTCGTTTGCCATTTCGTTCTTCCTGGTACTCTACGCCATTGAGTTATTGGTTTTTCGGGAAGTCAACAAGATGTATAAAACCATCCACCAGCTCAAAATTCGCGACTTTAGTATTTCCCGAAAATCGATTATCAAGAACAGCAATCCGTTTAAGAAGCTCAACGACGAAATCTTCGTTTACGTCGCCAAGAAGCAGAAAGAGATCGATGAGCTAAAACGGCTGGAACAATTTCGCCGGGAGTTTCTGGCCGATGTGTCGCATGAGTTGAAAACCCCCATTTTTGCCGCGCAGGGCTTTATTCACACCTTGATTGATGGGGCCGTCGATGACGAGCAGGTTCGAGATAAATTTCTGTCGAAAGCCGCCAAAAGTCTCGATGGGCTGGATGCGCTGGTAAAAGATCTGGTGGCGCTGTCGCAACTGGAAACGGGCGAAGTAAAAATGAGCTTCGAACGCGTCAACTTCACGCAGGTAATTCAGGAAATCTTTGACCAGCTCGAAACCATTGCTAAAGCCAAAAATACATCGCTTTCTCTCAAGACCTCACAGCCGGGCCCTGTCTGGGTAAAAGCTGATGTTCAGCGCATTATGCAGGTTATGACCAATTTGATCGAAAATGCAGTGAAGTATGGAAATGACAACGGCAAAGTGATCGTGCATCTTGAAGAAGACAAAAAGCACATTATCGTATCGGTCCGCGACAATGGCCCTGGTATCCCCCCCGAACACTTAAGCCGGATATTTGAGCGATTTTACCGGGTTGAAAAAAGCCGCTCGAAAGAACGTGGAGGAACTGGTCTGGGCCTGGCTATTGTAAAGCACATTCTGAATGCACATAAATCGAAAATTACCGTAATGAGTAAGGTCGAAAAAGGCACTACCTTTCGATTCAAGCTCGACAAAATGGACGTGTAA